From the genome of Scytonema hofmannii PCC 7110, one region includes:
- a CDS encoding nitric-oxide reductase large subunit: protein MANPTVSIAKTSSSYANAAKTRMMNLPAWLVLICVITFTVLLSAGAAIWKNAPPVPAVWRSPQQETIISAAQIQAGQETYLARGGQHIGSIWGHGSYLAPDWTADFLHRWGLATAGVVENSNPEFSQADLAALPLPERASLQAKVSEQFKTNRYDPQTHELLLTDAQTRGLQQVFQDYQKLLAHGSRIHSIPDGWFKDNTQIRNVTAFFAWTAWAAAANRPNAPFSYTANWPHDDLIGNTAPGQFVVWSIVSVVVLIGAIALFLLVYLTQADDEVISEIKTRPAIPIPTLSQKITSLFFGVAMALFLVQIGMGMVTAHYAVEGDGFYGIPLQKFLPYAASRTWHLQLAVFWIATCWLAAGLYFAPRFGKHEPKRQALGNAGLLVALTVVVVGSLVGSWAGVQGLLGKHSFLWGHQGYEYVELGRVWQLLLIGGMVFWLWLMYRALKPALHEEGSYTGLNHFFLYSAITIPLFYAAGLMYTNRTPLSVAEYWRWWVVHLWVEGFFEVFATVAIAYLCSELGFLKKSSALRATYLTTILYLGSGVIGTLHHLYFAGTPVFITAMGSVASALEVVPLTLIGFEVVKTLKMSQAAEGFYRLPLRFFIATCFWNLVGAGVFGFLINPPIFLYYSQGLNTTPIHAHSALFGVYGSLALALMLFALRELVPERDWNEKLLNFAFWTINSGLVIMLVFGMIPNGFYQLMASVERGTWYARSAEIIGSPWMQWTVWLRIPGDIIFSLGALAMVVFTLQAIVAIFRRPVLVTQPELVISEQVKAC, encoded by the coding sequence ATGGCTAATCCAACTGTGAGTATTGCGAAAACTTCGTCAAGCTACGCTAACGCAGCAAAAACACGCATGATGAATTTACCTGCGTGGCTGGTGCTAATTTGCGTTATTACTTTTACTGTATTATTAAGTGCTGGGGCAGCAATTTGGAAAAATGCACCGCCCGTACCCGCCGTATGGCGATCGCCCCAACAAGAAACCATCATCAGTGCAGCCCAAATCCAAGCTGGGCAAGAAACTTATCTAGCTCGCGGCGGTCAGCATATTGGTAGTATCTGGGGTCATGGTAGCTATCTAGCACCCGATTGGACGGCTGATTTTTTGCATCGTTGGGGATTAGCAACTGCTGGAGTAGTAGAAAATAGCAATCCAGAATTTTCTCAAGCAGATTTAGCAGCGCTGCCTCTGCCAGAACGGGCGAGCCTACAAGCAAAAGTAAGCGAGCAGTTCAAAACGAATCGCTACGATCCTCAAACTCACGAGCTTCTGTTAACTGATGCCCAAACTAGAGGATTGCAGCAAGTGTTTCAGGACTACCAGAAATTACTCGCTCATGGCTCTCGAATTCACTCTATCCCTGATGGTTGGTTTAAAGATAATACCCAAATTCGTAACGTCACAGCCTTTTTTGCCTGGACAGCTTGGGCAGCAGCAGCAAATCGTCCGAATGCACCATTTTCCTATACAGCAAATTGGCCTCATGATGACTTAATTGGCAATACTGCACCAGGGCAATTTGTAGTGTGGTCGATTGTATCGGTTGTAGTTTTGATTGGTGCGATCGCTCTATTCCTATTAGTCTATCTAACGCAAGCAGATGATGAGGTTATTTCAGAAATAAAGACTCGCCCTGCAATTCCCATACCAACTCTCAGCCAGAAAATCACTTCACTATTTTTTGGCGTGGCAATGGCACTATTTTTAGTGCAAATTGGTATGGGTATGGTGACTGCTCACTATGCTGTAGAAGGAGATGGATTTTACGGCATTCCTCTCCAGAAGTTTTTACCTTATGCTGCTTCTCGTACCTGGCACTTGCAATTAGCAGTATTTTGGATTGCTACTTGTTGGCTAGCGGCTGGGCTTTACTTTGCCCCTCGGTTTGGCAAGCACGAACCCAAGCGTCAAGCCCTTGGTAATGCTGGGTTACTGGTTGCTTTAACTGTGGTTGTAGTTGGTTCTCTAGTCGGTTCTTGGGCTGGAGTACAAGGACTTTTAGGCAAGCACAGTTTCTTATGGGGACACCAGGGCTATGAATATGTTGAATTAGGTAGAGTTTGGCAGTTGCTACTGATTGGTGGCATGGTCTTCTGGCTGTGGTTGATGTATCGCGCCCTCAAGCCTGCTTTGCACGAGGAAGGTAGTTATACAGGTTTGAACCATTTCTTCCTTTACAGTGCCATCACCATTCCTTTGTTTTATGCAGCAGGATTAATGTACACCAATCGCACGCCTTTGAGCGTAGCCGAGTATTGGCGTTGGTGGGTGGTACACTTGTGGGTGGAAGGCTTCTTTGAAGTATTTGCCACAGTTGCGATCGCTTACTTATGCAGTGAGTTAGGCTTTCTGAAGAAATCCTCAGCACTTCGCGCTACTTACCTGACCACAATTTTATATCTAGGTAGTGGTGTTATCGGTACGCTTCACCATCTTTATTTTGCGGGTACTCCTGTCTTCATCACCGCAATGGGATCGGTTGCATCAGCTTTAGAAGTAGTCCCTCTAACTCTAATTGGGTTTGAAGTTGTCAAAACTCTAAAAATGTCTCAAGCAGCAGAAGGATTTTATCGCTTGCCGTTGCGCTTTTTTATTGCTACCTGTTTTTGGAATCTAGTTGGGGCTGGAGTTTTTGGATTTTTGATTAACCCACCAATCTTTCTCTATTACTCTCAAGGTTTGAATACAACACCAATTCACGCTCACTCTGCACTATTTGGCGTTTACGGTTCTCTAGCATTAGCATTAATGTTGTTTGCCCTGCGCGAACTCGTACCCGAACGCGATTGGAATGAAAAATTACTAAACTTTGCCTTTTGGACAATTAATAGCGGTTTAGTCATCATGCTCGTCTTTGGTATGATTCCCAACGGGTTTTATCAATTGATGGCATCTGTAGAGCGTGGCACTTGGTATGCTCGGAGTGCGGAGATAATTGGTAGTCCCTGGATGCAATGGACGGTGTGGCTACGGATACCTGGCGATATTATTTTTAGCTTGGGAGCGTTGGCAATGGTTGTTTTCACTTTACAGGCGATTGTTGCTATCTTCCGTCGTCCTGTATTAGTGACTCAACCGGAGTTAGTCATTTCAGAACAGGTTAAAGCTTGTTAA
- a CDS encoding alkaline phosphatase D family protein produces MIDYRAFEQFLYSRIKRRNLIIGAGALTGLAIANQFSHQRVLAQVSFSSYPFTLGIASGEPYADSVVLWTRLAPDPLNGGGMPHVNVPIRWQVATDPNMTRIVAKGTEIAIPELGHSVRVVVNGLKPNTWYWYRFTSGTEESPIGRTRTAPKPESDVSKLPFAFVSCQHYEQGYYTAYKYLAEEDLHLVVHTGDYIYEGGITPDRPRQHNGPEIKTVEDYRNRYALYKGDKNLQAAHAAFPWIVTWDDHEVENNYANATSQIDDDDQDPAEFLLRRAIAYQVYYEHMPLRPFSKPEGPDLQLFRRLSFGKLATFHVLDTRQYRTDQPCGDITTQRCAEAFDPEATLLGDRQEKWLFNGLDRSQATWNVLAQQVPVAQRDFTPGEGQTFSMDKWDAYVVARKRLLNFLEQRKPSNPVVLTGDVHSNWAMELKADFDNPNSATVGSEFVCTSISSGGDGADSSPTVEAYLPDNPHIKFYNGQRGYVRCVLTPHSWTTDYKVVSEVLTPFGTISDRASFVVQNGRPGIEKA; encoded by the coding sequence ATGATAGATTACAGGGCTTTTGAGCAGTTTCTGTACAGTCGAATTAAGCGACGCAATTTAATCATTGGGGCAGGAGCATTGACAGGTTTGGCGATCGCCAACCAATTTTCCCATCAACGAGTGCTCGCCCAAGTTTCATTCTCTAGTTATCCTTTTACACTCGGTATAGCTTCTGGAGAACCATATGCAGATAGTGTAGTTCTCTGGACTCGTTTAGCTCCAGATCCCTTAAATGGAGGTGGAATGCCACACGTCAACGTGCCAATTCGTTGGCAAGTGGCAACCGATCCCAACATGACACGCATAGTGGCAAAAGGCACCGAAATTGCAATTCCAGAACTGGGACACTCAGTTCGCGTTGTTGTTAATGGGTTGAAACCTAACACTTGGTACTGGTACAGATTTACCTCAGGTACAGAAGAAAGTCCAATTGGTCGAACTCGTACAGCACCCAAACCTGAGAGTGACGTTAGCAAACTCCCCTTTGCTTTTGTCTCTTGCCAACACTACGAGCAAGGGTACTACACAGCATATAAATATTTGGCGGAGGAAGACCTTCACTTAGTCGTGCATACTGGTGATTACATCTATGAAGGGGGAATCACACCAGATCGTCCCAGACAGCATAACGGTCCTGAGATCAAAACTGTAGAAGATTATCGCAATCGTTATGCTCTTTATAAAGGGGATAAAAACCTGCAAGCAGCACACGCTGCATTCCCTTGGATTGTGACTTGGGATGACCATGAGGTTGAAAACAACTATGCTAACGCCACTTCCCAAATCGATGATGATGACCAAGATCCGGCTGAGTTTTTATTAAGGCGGGCGATCGCATATCAAGTTTATTACGAGCATATGCCTCTACGACCCTTCTCAAAACCGGAGGGACCAGATCTGCAACTTTTCCGCCGTCTTTCCTTCGGAAAATTAGCAACCTTCCACGTGTTGGATACCCGTCAGTATCGTACAGACCAACCTTGTGGAGACATTACTACACAACGGTGTGCAGAAGCTTTTGACCCAGAAGCAACCCTCCTAGGCGATCGCCAAGAAAAATGGTTATTCAATGGTCTAGATCGCTCTCAGGCTACTTGGAACGTACTAGCTCAACAAGTTCCGGTTGCTCAGAGAGACTTTACACCAGGAGAAGGTCAAACTTTCAGCATGGATAAGTGGGATGCTTACGTTGTTGCTCGAAAGCGACTGCTGAATTTCCTAGAACAGCGCAAACCGTCCAATCCAGTTGTATTAACGGGTGACGTACACTCTAACTGGGCAATGGAGTTAAAAGCTGACTTTGATAACCCAAATTCTGCCACTGTTGGAAGTGAGTTTGTGTGTACCTCAATTAGTTCCGGTGGAGACGGTGCAGACTCCAGCCCCACAGTTGAAGCTTATCTGCCAGACAATCCCCACATTAAGTTTTACAACGGTCAACGGGGATATGTACGTTGTGTGCTAACTCCTCATAGTTGGACAACAGACTATAAAGTTGTGTCAGAAGTACTAACCCCATTTGGTACGATTAGCGATCGTGCTTCATTTGTGGTTCAAAATGGGCGTCCTGGAATCGAGAAAGCTTAA
- a CDS encoding DUF4870 domain-containing protein, which yields MDRLTQRKLFSALCHGAIFFSSTIISVGIPIGIFLTTEDPVVKDNAKESLNFHINLYIYAFVFALLTLLIIGIPLLVILGIVSIIMPVIAILRVLDNPDIPYRYPFIFRLL from the coding sequence ATGGATCGACTCACTCAGCGCAAACTTTTTTCAGCCCTTTGTCACGGAGCTATATTCTTTAGCTCAACTATTATCTCTGTGGGTATTCCTATAGGAATTTTTTTGACGACTGAAGACCCTGTTGTTAAAGACAATGCTAAAGAATCACTTAATTTTCACATAAATCTCTATATTTATGCATTTGTCTTTGCATTATTAACTCTTCTGATAATTGGCATTCCATTACTAGTGATATTAGGTATCGTTAGCATTATTATGCCAGTTATTGCTATTCTTAGAGTCCTCGATAATCCGGATATACCCTATCGTTATCCATTCATTTTTCGCTTGCTTTAA
- a CDS encoding PhoX family protein, with protein MSMLGRRQILLFFAGTAGAVVVDRVLGGADIAQAKRPHPLSFTPVRLPHPLEIYKDKNSFLPESIGQGKVLDASHLNLTNYKVIDDVVVPPEYERYVIVGWGDRVFPNTEEYFGYNCDYTGFVPIDTSDDEGYLWVNHEYVSYPISFLAPETPADLASYPTAFANVIGFALPSEKSIALEGEFLYNIGGSIVRLRRNDSNGRFVVVKGDSKNRRLHGLSGLRINNERRDGYEKVTSWGRLSYQQGDENYLIGTGPAVHDVFALSSDGLGNRIIGTGYNCSGGTTPWGTILSGEENFQGSAEFFVGVTESVKPDGTQTGYTKGTVGETFGLVGEKYGWIVEVDPADPHFRPRKHTWLGRFRHENVGYRAEAGNKLVAYLGDDRRGGHTWKFVSERTIGSVTDKSNSQLWEEGTLYVASFNPDGTGEWIALNLNTPTNPIPPSVISSVEFDALGAAQRDGLLKLPRRKGIAAQTEDGGAFNCDRKNEATALPDYQKKKLSDFYTSQGAILSDAFLAANLAGGTPTARPEDLEVHPYTKEVFVAYTDGAPGSDGYPDSRIFQVAKLSPATNGTQQSGGLYKIIEDSQDGTGTTFRWERFKQGGEDGSELGAGFANVDNLLIDPKGNIWGVTDMSTDTHNGFSLGANPTQNRIDHTLTGNVSTFTGVFGNNWLFVIPTKGLDAGTVIPFAYGPVRCEMTGPTLVGDTLVLAVQHPGENVPINDGTELSRTIELLDLNGTTFNQTRTLPRGSSWPSNIPTEYGGEGKATGVPRPSVIGIRRKNSKRKFF; from the coding sequence ATGTCCATGTTGGGTCGGAGACAAATACTCCTATTCTTTGCAGGCACTGCGGGTGCTGTAGTGGTGGATCGAGTTTTAGGTGGTGCTGATATTGCACAAGCAAAGCGTCCGCATCCCCTGAGTTTTACACCTGTACGCCTACCACATCCTCTCGAAATTTACAAGGACAAAAACAGTTTCTTGCCAGAGTCTATCGGTCAAGGAAAAGTTCTTGATGCTTCTCATCTCAACCTAACTAATTACAAAGTCATTGATGATGTCGTTGTACCTCCAGAGTATGAGCGTTACGTGATTGTAGGTTGGGGCGATCGCGTTTTCCCCAACACTGAAGAATACTTTGGCTATAACTGCGACTACACTGGCTTTGTTCCTATCGACACAAGCGATGATGAAGGCTATTTATGGGTAAATCATGAGTACGTGAGTTATCCCATTTCCTTTTTAGCACCAGAGACACCAGCAGATTTGGCAAGCTACCCCACAGCGTTTGCAAATGTCATTGGGTTTGCGCTTCCTTCTGAAAAAAGTATTGCTCTAGAAGGAGAGTTTTTATACAACATAGGTGGTTCTATTGTTCGTCTTCGCCGTAACGATTCCAATGGTCGTTTTGTAGTTGTCAAAGGAGACTCCAAAAACCGCCGCCTTCACGGTCTTTCTGGATTGAGGATTAACAACGAACGTCGCGATGGATATGAAAAAGTAACTTCTTGGGGCCGCTTGAGCTACCAACAAGGTGATGAGAATTATCTTATCGGTACCGGACCTGCAGTACACGACGTTTTTGCTCTTAGTTCGGACGGGCTAGGTAACAGAATTATTGGCACGGGATATAACTGTTCTGGTGGTACAACTCCTTGGGGTACAATCCTCTCTGGCGAAGAAAACTTCCAAGGAAGTGCAGAGTTTTTTGTTGGTGTGACAGAATCAGTCAAACCAGACGGTACTCAAACAGGTTACACCAAAGGAACTGTTGGTGAGACTTTTGGTCTAGTTGGAGAAAAATACGGTTGGATTGTAGAGGTCGATCCCGCAGATCCCCATTTCCGCCCGCGCAAACATACTTGGTTAGGTCGTTTCCGCCATGAAAACGTTGGTTACCGTGCTGAAGCTGGTAACAAGTTAGTGGCATATTTAGGGGATGACAGACGCGGCGGACACACTTGGAAGTTTGTGAGTGAGAGGACTATTGGTTCAGTCACTGATAAGAGCAACAGCCAATTGTGGGAAGAAGGAACTCTCTATGTAGCGAGCTTCAACCCAGATGGGACTGGTGAGTGGATTGCTTTGAACTTAAACACGCCAACCAATCCTATTCCACCATCAGTTATTTCTTCTGTAGAATTTGACGCTTTGGGAGCAGCTCAAAGAGATGGTCTGTTAAAATTACCCAGACGCAAAGGTATTGCTGCACAAACAGAAGATGGTGGTGCTTTTAACTGCGATCGCAAAAATGAAGCAACTGCTTTACCTGATTATCAAAAGAAAAAGCTTTCTGACTTCTACACAAGTCAAGGTGCAATTCTTAGCGACGCATTCTTAGCTGCTAACCTAGCGGGAGGAACCCCCACCGCCCGCCCCGAAGATTTAGAAGTGCATCCATATACTAAAGAAGTGTTTGTTGCTTACACAGATGGTGCGCCAGGAAGCGACGGATACCCAGATTCGCGGATTTTCCAAGTTGCTAAGCTAAGTCCAGCAACCAATGGCACCCAGCAATCTGGTGGACTTTACAAGATTATCGAAGATAGTCAAGACGGTACAGGTACAACCTTCCGTTGGGAGAGATTTAAACAAGGTGGAGAAGATGGTTCTGAATTAGGCGCTGGTTTTGCCAACGTCGATAACTTACTCATCGATCCCAAAGGAAATATTTGGGGTGTAACAGATATGTCAACTGACACCCACAACGGTTTTAGTCTTGGTGCTAATCCAACTCAAAATAGAATCGACCATACATTAACTGGTAACGTTTCTACCTTTACTGGTGTATTCGGTAATAACTGGTTGTTTGTCATTCCTACCAAAGGACTCGACGCGGGAACAGTTATCCCCTTTGCTTACGGTCCAGTTCGTTGTGAAATGACAGGACCGACTCTTGTAGGCGATACACTAGTTCTTGCCGTACAGCATCCTGGTGAAAATGTTCCGATTAACGATGGTACTGAACTTAGCCGTACTATCGAATTGCTGGATTTGAACGGGACTACATTCAACCAAACACGTACATTACCTCGTGGTAGTAGTTGGCCAAGCAACATTCCTACCGAATATGGTGGTGAAGGTAAGGCTACAGGTGTACCCCGTCCGTCTGTCATAGGTATTCGCCGTAAGAATTCTAAACGCAAATTTTTCTAA
- a CDS encoding VOC family protein: MSSNRVNSPNMKLEVVVFNVSDVDRAKAFYENLGWRLDIDVAEGDFRGVQMTPHNSEASIIFGKGVTPENPGPVYNLVLAVDDLDAAREDLIARGVDVSEIFHYVGGPFNNAVENPHVGGRDPQGRSYFSFASFEDLDGNVWLLQEIQTRLPGRVWNSTQARDIDVATLANLLRETAEHHDHYEKTHAEHHWWDWYAPYLSARQNGRSPEEAAAAADRYMEGVFHIHSSHP; this comes from the coding sequence ATGAGTAGCAATCGCGTAAACAGTCCAAACATGAAGCTCGAAGTCGTGGTGTTTAACGTTTCCGACGTCGATCGCGCGAAGGCATTCTACGAGAATCTCGGCTGGCGGCTCGACATCGACGTGGCGGAGGGCGACTTCCGGGGCGTGCAGATGACGCCGCACAACTCGGAAGCCTCGATCATCTTCGGCAAGGGAGTCACTCCGGAAAATCCTGGCCCGGTGTACAACTTGGTCCTCGCTGTGGACGACCTCGATGCCGCCCGCGAAGACTTGATCGCTCGCGGTGTAGACGTGAGCGAGATCTTCCACTACGTCGGCGGCCCCTTTAACAATGCTGTGGAGAACCCGCACGTCGGCGGGCGCGACCCGCAAGGTCGTTCTTACTTCTCATTTGCCTCGTTTGAGGATTTGGACGGGAACGTCTGGCTGCTTCAGGAAATCCAGACGCGGCTTCCTGGTCGCGTTTGGAACTCGACGCAAGCACGAGACATAGACGTTGCAACCCTTGCAAACCTTCTCCGCGAGACGGCAGAGCACCACGACCACTACGAGAAGACTCACGCTGAGCATCACTGGTGGGACTGGTACGCGCCTTATCTAAGTGCGCGTCAGAATGGCCGCAGTCCAGAAGAGGCCGCCGCCGCTGCTGACCGTTACATGGAGGGGGTTTTTCACATTCACTCTAGTCATCCATAA
- a CDS encoding oxidoreductase, translating to MKTQKVWFITGASRGFGLEIASAALAVGDRVVATVRSQPAQLATTLHNHPDLYVVQMDVTQEEQVQAAVKQGIARFGRLDVLINNAGFGMVTAIEEATDAEVRKQYDTNVFGLLNVTRAVLPYLRQQKSGHIINISSLFGYDAIPGWGLYGSTKFAVEGLSKGLAVELAPLGIRVTVVAPGLFSTDFLSTESYVAAKTIIDDYQETVGPMRSGADTLHGHQPGDPKKFAAVIIQLANAEHPPLHLPVGKDTIAMYRNNTAKVAAEIEAWLPVATSTDHDHRITASTIA from the coding sequence ATGAAAACGCAGAAAGTATGGTTCATTACCGGAGCTTCCAGAGGCTTTGGGTTAGAAATTGCCTCTGCAGCCCTGGCAGTGGGCGATCGAGTAGTGGCAACGGTTCGCTCTCAGCCCGCACAACTCGCCACTACCCTGCACAACCACCCAGATCTGTACGTTGTGCAGATGGATGTCACCCAGGAAGAACAGGTACAAGCGGCTGTTAAGCAAGGCATTGCCCGTTTCGGTCGGCTCGATGTCTTAATCAATAATGCCGGGTTTGGCATGGTGACTGCGATCGAAGAAGCCACGGATGCCGAAGTTCGCAAACAGTATGATACCAACGTGTTTGGTTTACTGAACGTGACTCGTGCCGTGTTGCCGTACCTGCGCCAGCAAAAGTCTGGGCACATCATCAATATCTCGTCTTTGTTTGGCTACGATGCAATTCCGGGCTGGGGATTGTACGGGTCTACTAAATTTGCGGTCGAAGGTCTCTCGAAAGGGCTAGCGGTCGAACTGGCACCGCTCGGCATCCGCGTCACGGTAGTGGCTCCCGGTCTTTTTAGTACTGACTTCCTGAGCACTGAATCCTATGTTGCCGCTAAAACCATTATCGACGATTACCAGGAAACGGTAGGACCGATGCGGAGCGGAGCCGATACGCTACACGGGCACCAACCCGGCGATCCGAAAAAGTTTGCGGCTGTGATTATTCAACTCGCCAATGCGGAACATCCGCCGCTGCATTTGCCCGTCGGCAAGGACACGATCGCGATGTATCGGAACAATACCGCGAAAGTGGCAGCGGAAATCGAAGCATGGCTACCAGTCGCTACCAGCACCGACCATGACCACCGCATCACGGCTTCGACCATAGCCTGA
- a CDS encoding cupin domain-containing protein translates to MTLSIFIAISIFATLPVFAASANDLSADTSNDMSKVTLVFDRALPNVPGKSVKGLLVEYGPGGSTPAHTHPASAFVYATVLEGAIRSKINDNPEQVYHAGENFFEVPGDRHRVSANASDTQPMRMLAVFVVDTNEENLTTTDR, encoded by the coding sequence ATGACTCTCTCCATATTCATAGCGATCTCCATATTCGCAACTCTCCCCGTATTTGCAGCTTCAGCCAATGATTTATCTGCTGATACGTCTAATGATATGTCTAAAGTAACGCTGGTCTTTGATCGCGCCCTTCCCAATGTGCCAGGAAAGAGTGTGAAAGGCTTGCTGGTCGAATATGGGCCAGGTGGCTCAACACCCGCACACACCCATCCAGCCTCGGCTTTTGTCTATGCAACAGTGCTGGAAGGTGCGATTCGTAGCAAAATCAATGATAATCCGGAGCAGGTGTATCACGCTGGTGAGAACTTTTTTGAAGTACCTGGCGATCGTCATCGTGTCAGCGCAAATGCCAGTGATACTCAACCCATGCGTATGCTAGCCGTCTTTGTCGTCGATACCAATGAAGAGAACCTGACTACCACCGACAGGTGA
- a CDS encoding SDR family oxidoreductase, translating to MKIVVIGGSGLIGKKLVSKLQDFGHEAVAASPSSGVNAVTGEGLAEVLVGAQVVVDVTNSPSFEDAAVLEFFLQSSRNLLAAEADVGVAHHIVVSIVGADRIPDSGYMRAKVAQEKLIQSAGIPYTILRATQFFEFIETIVAQFPTDGQTVRLPSAFIQPILSEDVADALVDITLGAPVNGIIDLAGPDRFRFEEIIRQFLSATHDSRQVVVDSHARYFGAALNDRSLVPSGNSRIGSTRFEDWLNRSIA from the coding sequence ATGAAAATTGTTGTCATTGGTGGCAGTGGGCTGATTGGTAAGAAGCTTGTGAGCAAGCTACAGGATTTCGGACATGAGGCGGTGGCCGCGTCCCCTTCTTCAGGTGTCAACGCTGTTACAGGTGAGGGACTGGCTGAGGTGTTAGTGGGTGCTCAAGTTGTTGTCGATGTGACGAACTCACCCTCCTTTGAAGATGCGGCGGTGTTGGAGTTTTTCCTTCAGTCATCCCGGAACCTGCTTGCAGCAGAGGCAGACGTGGGTGTGGCTCATCACATTGTAGTATCAATTGTCGGTGCCGATCGCATCCCTGATAGCGGCTATATGCGTGCGAAAGTCGCTCAGGAGAAGTTGATCCAGTCCGCAGGAATACCCTATACAATCCTCCGCGCTACGCAGTTCTTTGAGTTCATCGAGACGATCGTCGCTCAATTCCCCACCGATGGGCAAACGGTTCGCTTGCCCTCTGCCTTTATCCAGCCCATCCTGTCGGAGGACGTTGCTGACGCGCTGGTCGATATCACACTGGGAGCGCCAGTAAACGGCATTATCGATTTAGCTGGTCCAGATCGATTCCGTTTTGAGGAAATCATCCGCCAATTCCTGAGCGCAACTCACGACTCACGTCAGGTGGTTGTAGATAGTCACGCCCGTTACTTTGGTGCAGCGTTAAACGATCGATCTCTCGTTCCTTCGGGCAACTCGCGCATCGGTTCGACCCGTTTCGAGGACTGGCTCAACCGCTCTATCGCTTAA
- a CDS encoding NAD-dependent epimerase/dehydratase family protein: protein MRIFVAGATGAIGRPLLDQLLARGHNVVAMTRSPERAQSLAAQGIEPAIADVFNADSVKVAIAHAQPEVVIEQLTALPRTYTRESMSAAATLNTRIRLEGGANVLAAAQAQGVRRYLRQSIAFWGIPGAGLADEETPLAFDASPAVAADARLVTEIEHRLLETSNLEGIALRYGFFYGPGTWFNPDGDVAQQVRQQQFPIVGNGEGVWSWLHIEDAAIATVAAAEQGNPGVYLIANDRPLAVREWLRAFARWLNAPPPPQISVEDALKREGGADIVYYGTQMRGASNAKAKRELNFQPRPLEWVVDTTVALG, encoded by the coding sequence ATGAGGATTTTTGTTGCCGGGGCAACAGGAGCGATCGGTCGCCCGCTACTCGACCAATTACTTGCTAGAGGACACAACGTTGTAGCTATGACCCGTTCTCCAGAAAGAGCACAGTCATTAGCGGCACAGGGAATAGAACCTGCGATCGCGGATGTATTCAACGCAGATTCAGTTAAAGTAGCTATCGCCCACGCTCAACCGGAGGTGGTGATTGAACAACTCACCGCCCTACCCAGGACTTACACTCGCGAATCAATGAGTGCGGCAGCGACTCTGAATACGCGAATTCGGTTAGAAGGGGGAGCAAATGTGCTGGCGGCAGCACAGGCCCAGGGGGTGCGCCGTTACCTGAGACAGTCAATCGCATTCTGGGGAATTCCCGGTGCTGGATTGGCAGATGAAGAAACGCCTCTAGCGTTTGATGCCTCCCCCGCCGTTGCCGCAGATGCTCGCCTCGTAACTGAGATTGAACACCGTTTATTGGAAACATCCAATCTCGAAGGAATTGCCTTACGCTATGGTTTCTTCTACGGACCCGGCACCTGGTTCAATCCTGATGGTGATGTAGCGCAACAGGTGCGGCAGCAACAGTTTCCAATTGTTGGAAATGGGGAGGGCGTATGGTCGTGGTTACACATTGAGGATGCAGCGATCGCCACAGTTGCAGCAGCAGAGCAGGGCAATCCTGGTGTTTATCTGATTGCGAACGATCGCCCTTTAGCGGTGCGCGAATGGCTCAGAGCGTTTGCTCGATGGCTGAATGCTCCACCCCCGCCACAGATATCCGTTGAAGATGCTCTGAAAAGGGAGGGTGGTGCAGATATTGTTTACTACGGAACTCAGATGCGAGGCGCATCGAATGCCAAAGCAAAACGCGAACTGAATTTTCAGCCTCGACCGTTAGAATGGGTGGTTGACACCACCGTGGCTCTTGGTTAA
- a CDS encoding VOC family protein — translation MNSDKLGTACAKGDRVNSQNMKLEVVVLPVSDVDRSKHFYEALGWRLDADFVIGEDFRVVQLTPTGSEASIIFGKGIISTAPGSVQGLYLIVYDILAARAELVERGVEVSEVFHDIGGIFPHAGTEGRVPGADPKRRDYASYASFSDPDGNGWVLQEVKTRAPGR, via the coding sequence ATGAATAGCGATAAGCTGGGTACAGCTTGCGCCAAGGGCGATCGCGTAAACAGTCAAAACATGAAACTCGAAGTTGTGGTATTGCCCGTCTCCGATGTCGATCGCTCCAAGCACTTCTATGAGGCGTTGGGATGGCGGTTGGATGCCGACTTCGTCATCGGTGAAGACTTCCGGGTGGTGCAGTTGACACCTACTGGCTCAGAAGCTTCAATCATCTTTGGTAAAGGAATTATATCAACCGCGCCCGGATCAGTTCAAGGTCTGTACCTCATCGTTTACGACATCTTGGCAGCCCGCGCCGAACTCGTCGAGCGGGGTGTCGAGGTGAGTGAGGTGTTCCACGACATCGGAGGGATCTTCCCCCACGCCGGAACCGAGGGACGGGTACCTGGTGCCGACCCGAAACGTCGCGACTATGCCTCCTATGCCTCGTTTAGCGATCCAGACGGCAACGGTTGGGTGCTCCAGGAGGTGAAGACACGCGCTCCCGGACGGTGA